A portion of the Deferribacterota bacterium genome contains these proteins:
- the murF gene encoding UDP-N-acetylmuramoyl-tripeptide--D-alanyl-D-alanine ligase — translation MNVLLEDIEGLITYNNLNNLLNYKKITMDSRCVEKNDVFVAIKGNRLNGNDFAVDALERGASFVILDDRDAYRKVNGAKILVEDSLRALKSIGKQKLKQYKGKIIAITGSAGKTTTKELLSLILGVKYRVYKSYKNYNNLLGTYLNAANLDIESDFAIFEIATNSFGEIEQLSNYIRPDLAIITNIGFSHIGNFKNEDLLAREKLSIAKPDSVKTLWTEYNLYKRYRELINKDLSIFTFTNNYKDNAYIRLLDYYIKENHISYLVNISDYTFDFSLRHIYKQFVFDSLAPIGIAFNNQINKKDINNALSCFKALDGRGDIIKSGGIKIIDDTYNASFDSIVTSIDSLDEIENVNKIFVLGEMAEIDGYEDCLYNRLYEIVKNKKNISFVLVGNNYLKFRDLINVQYCDEKNRAISKVEGLLTHTKTTYIVIKASRRESFDTLIGPLKSLGEKVNVV, via the coding sequence ATGAACGTGCTATTAGAGGATATTGAAGGTTTAATTACTTATAATAATTTAAATAATTTACTGAATTATAAAAAGATTACTATGGATAGTAGATGTGTAGAGAAAAATGATGTCTTTGTGGCAATTAAGGGGAATCGTTTAAATGGAAATGATTTTGCAGTTGATGCATTAGAGAGGGGAGCTAGTTTTGTGATATTAGATGACAGGGATGCTTATAGAAAAGTTAATGGAGCTAAAATATTAGTAGAGGATTCATTGAGAGCATTAAAAAGTATTGGAAAACAAAAATTGAAACAATATAAGGGGAAGATTATAGCTATAACTGGTTCTGCAGGAAAAACTACAACAAAGGAGTTGTTATCTTTAATTTTAGGAGTCAAATATAGGGTTTATAAATCCTATAAAAATTATAACAACCTCTTAGGTACTTATCTGAATGCAGCTAATCTTGATATTGAGTCAGATTTTGCAATTTTTGAGATTGCAACAAATAGTTTTGGGGAGATTGAACAGCTTTCTAATTATATAAGACCTGATCTAGCTATTATTACTAACATAGGCTTTTCCCATATAGGTAACTTTAAGAATGAAGATTTATTAGCTAGGGAAAAGTTATCTATTGCGAAACCTGATTCCGTTAAAACTTTATGGACCGAATATAATTTATATAAGAGATATAGGGAGTTGATTAATAAAGATTTATCAATTTTTACATTTACAAACAATTATAAGGATAATGCATATATTAGATTACTGGATTATTATATTAAAGAAAACCATATAAGTTATTTAGTAAATATATCTGATTATACTTTTGATTTTTCTTTAAGGCATATATATAAACAATTCGTCTTTGATAGTCTAGCCCCAATTGGAATTGCCTTTAACAACCAAATTAATAAAAAAGATATTAATAATGCCTTATCTTGTTTTAAAGCCCTTGATGGTAGAGGTGATATTATAAAAAGTGGTGGAATAAAAATCATAGATGATACATATAATGCTTCCTTTGACTCTATAGTAACTTCTATTGATTCTTTAGATGAGATTGAAAATGTCAATAAAATATTCGTACTTGGTGAAATGGCGGAGATAGATGGTTATGAAGATTGTTTGTATAATAGACTATACGAAATAGTAAAAAATAAGAAAAATATAAGTTTTGTGTTGGTGGGCAATAATTACTTAAAATTTAGGGATCTTATAAATGTTCAATATTGTGATGAAAAGAATAGAGCTATTAGTAAGGTCGAAGGCTTATTAACACATACTAAAACTACATATATAGTGATTAAAGCTTCAAGAAGAGAAAGTTTTGATACACTTATTGGGCCGTTAAAGTCATTAGGGGAGAAAGTAAATGTTGTATAA
- a CDS encoding UDP-N-acetylmuramoyl-L-alanyl-D-glutamate--2,6-diaminopimelate ligase, which produces MKIREMLKGVTIKAISDNNLLGIDVDDITFNTNDIKENSLCVLYKGTNVDSHQFVEEFYKSGKIIAFVCEKSINGYPYILVEDAKKALALICKNYFSVDESDFVSVGITGTNGKTTITYLLSSILEEYGEKYARIGTVNYTIDDEVIESSTTTPSSYEFFSCLKKAKDKKIKYILTEVSSHALKQYRLYGFKFDISVFTNLTGDHLDYHYDMEDYFRAKRQLFTNKYSKSGVINIDDIYGFRLYKNVKIKKYTYSFDKGADLYVSKSKFSLELTKAKLVLFGKSINVESNLIGRHNLYNIMAAILTATNLNIPLGVIIKGVKRQNNIPGRLEKIVDNGIYYFVDYAHTDDALKNVLSTLKGFKKNRLILVFGCGGNRDKMKRPRMGKIASEFADIIIVTNDNPRNENPDEIINDIRKGINNKKSVIVEKDRRKAIFIAYSLAKRGDIVLIAGKGHENYQIVKDKKVFFDDRLMLRDILGENIDERAIRGY; this is translated from the coding sequence ATGAAAATAAGAGAGATGCTAAAGGGAGTGACAATTAAAGCTATTAGCGATAACAATCTTTTAGGTATTGATGTGGATGATATCACATTTAATACAAATGATATAAAAGAGAATTCTTTGTGTGTTCTTTATAAGGGAACAAACGTTGATTCTCATCAATTTGTAGAAGAATTCTATAAAAGTGGGAAAATAATTGCTTTTGTCTGTGAAAAGAGTATCAATGGATACCCCTATATACTTGTTGAAGATGCTAAAAAGGCGCTAGCACTGATATGCAAGAACTATTTTAGTGTAGATGAGAGCGACTTTGTCTCTGTAGGGATCACAGGTACTAATGGAAAAACAACAATCACATATCTTCTTTCAAGTATATTAGAAGAATACGGCGAAAAATATGCTAGAATTGGCACCGTTAATTATACTATAGATGATGAGGTTATAGAAAGTTCAACTACTACTCCATCTTCATATGAGTTTTTCTCCTGTCTAAAAAAAGCCAAAGATAAAAAAATAAAGTATATTTTAACAGAGGTTTCATCTCATGCATTGAAACAATATAGGTTATATGGTTTTAAATTTGATATATCAGTATTTACAAATTTAACAGGTGATCATTTAGATTACCACTATGATATGGAGGATTATTTTAGAGCTAAAAGACAACTATTTACAAATAAATATTCGAAAAGTGGGGTTATTAATATAGATGATATTTATGGATTTAGGTTGTATAAAAATGTAAAGATAAAAAAATATACATATTCCTTTGATAAGGGCGCAGACCTTTATGTGTCAAAATCTAAATTCTCTTTAGAATTAACTAAGGCAAAGTTAGTTTTATTTGGTAAATCTATTAATGTAGAGTCTAATTTAATAGGAAGACATAATCTTTATAATATAATGGCAGCAATATTAACTGCCACAAACTTGAATATACCGTTAGGTGTTATAATCAAGGGGGTAAAAAGGCAGAATAATATACCTGGAAGGCTAGAAAAAATTGTAGATAATGGTATCTATTATTTTGTTGATTATGCTCACACTGATGATGCATTAAAAAATGTACTATCTACATTAAAGGGTTTTAAAAAAAATAGGCTAATTTTAGTTTTTGGATGTGGCGGCAATAGAGATAAAATGAAAAGGCCCAGAATGGGTAAAATTGCAAGCGAATTTGCTGATATAATCATTGTTACAAATGATAACCCCAGGAATGAGAATCCAGATGAAATAATAAATGATATACGTAAAGGTATAAATAATAAAAAGAGTGTAATAGTTGAAAAAGACAGAAGAAAGGCAATCTTTATAGCTTATTCACTAGCTAAAAGAGGAGATATAGTATTAATCGCTGGTAAAGGCCATGAAAATTATCAGATTGTTAAAGATAAGAAAGTTTTTTTTGATGATAGATTAATGTTAAGAGATATATTAGGTGAGAATATTGATGAACGTGCTATTAGAGGATATTGA